From one Nilaparvata lugens isolate BPH chromosome 2, ASM1435652v1, whole genome shotgun sequence genomic stretch:
- the LOC111055840 gene encoding INO80 complex subunit C, with protein MVKRKPPREVASQQIIDVETTELPVIVSSSVVSSPVPPEEEPKEEKKLIFKDAQFQHTSKVNTKKKVWRSLKQIIAQERALPWPRDTQHYSSIEAPPSFRPPKKYSDISGLPAKYTDPQTKLFYALAEEFATVRSLPSDIINGYLTLRGANNPIG; from the coding sequence ATGGTGAAACGTAAACCACCACGGGAAGTTGCCAGCCAGCAAATCATTGACGTTGAAACCACTGAGCTGCCAGTCATTGTAAGTTCATCTGTAGTATCAAGTCCAGTTCCACCCGAAGAAGAACCCAAAGAAGAAAAGAAGCTCATTTTCAAAGATGCACAGTTCCAACACACTAGCAAGGTGAATACAAAGAAGAAAGTGTGGCGCTCTCTGAAGCAGATCATAGCGCAAGAACGGGCCTTGCCGTGGCCTAGAGACACGCAGCACTACAGTTCCATTGAAGCGCCACCCTCATTCAGGCCACCAAAAAAGTATTCAGACATATCCGGCCTACCTGCCAAGTACACCGATCCTCAAACCAAGCTGTTCTATGCTTTGGCTGAAGAATTTGCGACTGTGCGTAGCTTACCAAGTGATATCATTAATGGATACCTCACTCTGCGAGGTGCCAACAACCCTATTGGTTGA